Proteins encoded in a region of the Candidatus Polarisedimenticolia bacterium genome:
- a CDS encoding OPT/YSL family transporter, translating into VAVAAASLIMFFPVMVLYRGNIAAGGIGFGDPKLSAPQAGLMASLAQGIVGGEMAWPLVVCGMFFGVVMIMLQVRSPMLVAVGMYLPLDTTFAIFVGGLIRWYCDARAARRGYNAAQRIRVENVGILIASGLIAGEALVGLITAGYAWAKNGPIPSLLPDPSYVVGLVVLAVMGWVMVAVPLRNAGSPDEPAPPAAMM; encoded by the coding sequence TGGTGGCCGTCGCGGCAGCCAGCCTGATCATGTTCTTCCCGGTGATGGTGCTGTATCGCGGCAACATCGCGGCGGGAGGAATCGGCTTCGGAGACCCGAAGCTTTCTGCTCCGCAGGCAGGGCTCATGGCGTCGCTGGCCCAGGGGATCGTGGGGGGCGAGATGGCCTGGCCGCTGGTGGTGTGCGGCATGTTCTTCGGCGTGGTCATGATCATGCTGCAGGTTCGCAGCCCGATGCTGGTGGCGGTGGGAATGTATCTGCCGCTGGACACCACCTTTGCCATCTTCGTAGGCGGTCTGATCCGCTGGTACTGCGACGCGCGCGCCGCGCGGCGCGGCTACAACGCGGCGCAGCGCATCCGCGTGGAGAACGTCGGCATCCTGATCGCCTCGGGACTCATTGCCGGCGAGGCGCTGGTCGGGCTGATTACAGCGGGTTATGCATGGGCCAAGAACGGGCCCATTCCCAGTCTTCTGCCGGATCCCTCTTACGTCGTCGGATTGGTGGTGCTGGCGGTGATGGGGTGGGTCATGGTCGCCGTGCCGCTGCGCAATGCCGGCAGCCCCGACGAGCCCGCGCCTCCCGCGGCGATGATGTAG
- a CDS encoding amino acid permease, with amino-acid sequence MASASRYGAASLTLWLLAFAAFFVPQGLAVTELSTRYPQEGGIYVWTKKAFGDFHGFVCGWCYWTNNLLYFPGLLAFTVGNAVYIGGTRIQALGDNKVFVTSLSLLFFWFVILINIRGLKAGKWLQNLGAVGTWVPALVLVLMGVSAYYMFGSANPFSWRGLKPEGSFDTLNYWSQMCFAFAGLELASIMGGEIRDPRRNVPRGIVIGGILVALIYISGSLSIYVAVPAKEVSVVHGVMQAIAEVTSRVGVVWIMSILAFLLMVSGLGGTSAWVAGSARIPFVVGLDRYLPSTFGKVHPKYGSPYVSILAQGIISSLFIATGYIGGSVEEAYLTLVNITVIIYFVPYLYLFAATLVLRAREGLPSEVIPIPGGKAAAWFWCGLGFVTTVTAIAVALIPPQEATNALLSVLKIVGGCLLIFASGGYLYLRARRASA; translated from the coding sequence CTGGCCTCCGCATCGCGTTACGGCGCCGCCTCCCTAACCTTGTGGCTCCTCGCCTTCGCCGCCTTCTTCGTTCCCCAGGGGCTCGCGGTCACCGAGCTGTCGACCCGCTACCCGCAGGAAGGGGGCATCTACGTCTGGACGAAGAAAGCCTTCGGCGATTTCCACGGCTTCGTCTGCGGCTGGTGCTATTGGACCAACAACCTGCTCTATTTCCCCGGCCTGCTCGCCTTCACCGTCGGCAACGCCGTCTACATCGGGGGAACGCGGATCCAGGCGCTCGGGGACAACAAGGTCTTCGTGACCTCGCTGTCGCTGCTGTTCTTCTGGTTCGTCATCCTGATCAACATCCGCGGGCTGAAGGCGGGGAAGTGGCTGCAGAACCTCGGGGCCGTGGGGACGTGGGTGCCGGCGCTGGTGCTGGTCCTGATGGGCGTCTCCGCCTACTACATGTTCGGATCGGCGAATCCGTTCTCGTGGAGGGGGCTCAAGCCGGAAGGCTCGTTCGACACGCTGAACTACTGGTCGCAGATGTGCTTCGCCTTCGCCGGATTGGAGCTGGCCTCGATCATGGGGGGCGAGATCCGCGACCCGCGGCGCAACGTGCCGCGCGGCATCGTCATCGGCGGGATCCTGGTGGCCCTGATCTACATCTCGGGAAGCCTGTCGATCTACGTGGCGGTGCCGGCCAAGGAGGTGAGCGTCGTCCATGGCGTCATGCAGGCGATCGCCGAGGTCACTTCCAGAGTCGGCGTGGTCTGGATCATGTCGATCCTGGCGTTCCTGCTGATGGTGAGCGGGTTGGGAGGGACGAGCGCCTGGGTGGCCGGCTCGGCGCGCATTCCGTTCGTGGTGGGGTTGGACCGGTATCTCCCCTCGACCTTCGGGAAAGTGCACCCGAAGTACGGCTCTCCCTACGTGTCGATCCTGGCGCAGGGGATCATCTCGAGCCTGTTCATCGCCACGGGGTACATCGGCGGGAGCGTCGAGGAGGCTTACCTGACCCTGGTCAACATCACCGTCATCATCTATTTCGTCCCGTATCTCTACCTGTTCGCCGCCACGCTGGTGCTGCGCGCGCGCGAGGGGCTGCCTTCCGAGGTCATCCCGATTCCCGGCGGCAAGGCCGCGGCCTGGTTCTGGTGCGGCCTCGGCTTCGTGACGACCGTGACGGCGATCGCCGTGGCACTCATCCCGCCCCAGGAGGCCACCAATGCGCTGCTCTCGGTCTTGAAGATCGTCGGCGGCTGCCTGCTGATCTTCGCCTCCGGAGGCTACCTCTACCTGCGGGCCCGCCGCGCTTCGGCCTGA
- a CDS encoding YciI family protein: protein MVERRDEENLDPVTERELRSLPRERRPPQDLERMVVSDLRREGLLGSRLLAPRPWMRAAASLALLAIGFAAGAWWMRPALSWETRTQARNEPRFLLLLHESPDMETLSHERQAAMVKEYKAWAAEGARQGFLLEGEKLREVRRLLPTTKWSTAIHVPNAPGSDSSASAGPFIGGYFVIRAANYEEALRLARTCPHLRHGGRIEVREIDPV, encoded by the coding sequence GTGGTGGAAAGACGCGACGAAGAGAACCTGGATCCGGTGACGGAGCGGGAGCTGCGCTCCCTGCCGCGAGAGCGGCGTCCTCCCCAGGATCTCGAGAGGATGGTGGTGTCGGACCTGAGGCGGGAAGGACTGCTCGGATCGCGGCTACTCGCGCCGAGGCCCTGGATGCGCGCCGCGGCCTCGCTGGCCCTCCTGGCCATCGGCTTCGCGGCCGGCGCATGGTGGATGCGCCCCGCCCTTTCCTGGGAGACGCGCACTCAGGCACGCAATGAGCCTCGGTTCCTGCTCCTGCTGCACGAGTCACCGGACATGGAGACGCTCTCTCACGAGCGGCAGGCGGCCATGGTCAAAGAATACAAGGCCTGGGCGGCGGAAGGAGCGAGGCAAGGCTTCCTGCTGGAGGGCGAGAAGCTGAGGGAGGTACGGAGGCTGCTGCCCACGACCAAGTGGAGCACGGCCATTCACGTGCCCAACGCTCCGGGGAGTGACTCCAGCGCTTCGGCGGGACCGTTCATCGGTGGCTATTTCGTGATCCGGGCGGCCAATTACGAAGAGGCCCTTCGCCTGGCTCGGACCTGTCCCCATCTGCGGCATGGCGGCCGAATCGAAGTGCGCGAGATCGACCCGGTCTAG
- a CDS encoding sigma-70 family RNA polymerase sigma factor, with amino-acid sequence MESIPDRESEDRSLVEAFLRERSEAAFRALYHLHSPRLYQLALRLSGWHEEEAREIVQESWVRAMRKLAEFRWESRLSTWLAGIVVRRACEARRTRRLEVPMEEHLPENAASVSQEPDWDLERAIAALAPGYRRVLILHDVEGNTHAEIAALLGIEAGTSKSQLFEARKVLRRKLGR; translated from the coding sequence ATGGAATCGATTCCCGACCGCGAAAGCGAGGATCGATCCCTGGTGGAGGCTTTCCTGCGGGAACGCTCGGAGGCGGCTTTCCGGGCGCTTTACCACCTGCACTCTCCGCGCCTTTACCAGCTGGCGCTGCGGCTGTCGGGGTGGCATGAAGAGGAAGCTCGCGAGATCGTCCAGGAAAGCTGGGTGCGGGCGATGCGCAAGCTGGCGGAGTTCCGCTGGGAGTCGAGGCTCTCCACCTGGCTCGCGGGGATTGTGGTTCGACGTGCCTGCGAGGCGCGCCGCACTCGACGCCTGGAGGTTCCGATGGAGGAACACCTTCCGGAGAACGCCGCGAGCGTGTCCCAGGAGCCGGATTGGGATCTCGAGAGGGCGATTGCCGCGCTTGCGCCGGGATATCGGCGCGTCCTGATCCTGCACGATGTCGAAGGGAACACCCACGCGGAGATCGCCGCCCTTCTCGGTATCGAAGCAGGGACCTCGAAGAGCCAGCTGTTCGAGGCACGCAAAGTGCTGCGGCGGAAGCTGGGACGCTGA
- the recR gene encoding recombination mediator RecR has translation MSYADPIERLVAALKRLPGIGTKSAQRLAFAILHQGRDESLELSAAIQEVKDKIRLCSVCCHITDVDPCRFCGDEARDRGTLCVVEEPNNLLAIEKTREYKGVYHVLHGSLSPLRGIGPEALKIDELMRRVRSGGVREVILATNPTVEGEQTASYLSSLLKPLGVKTSRIAIGIPVGSEIEYTDEVTMSKALEGRREV, from the coding sequence ATGAGCTACGCCGATCCGATCGAGCGGCTGGTCGCCGCGCTCAAGCGGCTGCCCGGCATCGGCACCAAGTCGGCGCAGCGCCTCGCCTTCGCCATCCTCCACCAGGGCCGCGACGAATCGCTGGAGCTTTCCGCCGCCATCCAGGAAGTCAAGGACAAGATCCGCCTCTGCTCCGTCTGCTGCCACATCACCGACGTGGATCCCTGTCGCTTCTGCGGCGACGAGGCGCGCGACCGGGGAACGCTGTGCGTCGTGGAGGAGCCCAACAACCTGCTGGCGATCGAAAAGACGCGCGAGTACAAGGGGGTCTACCATGTCCTGCACGGCTCGCTGTCGCCGCTGCGCGGCATCGGCCCCGAGGCTCTGAAGATCGACGAGCTCATGCGGCGCGTGCGCTCGGGCGGCGTGCGCGAGGTCATCCTGGCCACCAACCCGACGGTGGAAGGGGAGCAGACGGCGAGCTATCTCTCCAGCCTCCTCAAGCCGCTGGGAGTGAAGACCAGCCGCATCGCCATCGGCATTCCCGTCGGCTCCGAGATTGAGTACACCGACGAGGTCACGATGTCGAAGGCGCTGGAAGGCCGCCGGGAAGTCTAA
- a CDS encoding YbaB/EbfC family nucleoid-associated protein: MDFGGIMKQAQQMQERIKQKMEELKVEGTSGGGMVTVTMSGSKKLLGVKISPEVFTSGDAEMLEDLILAAVNVAAQNVDEALKEHLGSLAGGLKLPGLF, encoded by the coding sequence GTGGACTTCGGCGGCATCATGAAGCAGGCGCAGCAGATGCAGGAGCGCATCAAGCAAAAGATGGAGGAGCTCAAGGTGGAGGGGACATCCGGAGGCGGGATGGTCACCGTCACGATGAGCGGCTCGAAGAAGCTGCTGGGTGTGAAAATCTCCCCGGAAGTGTTCACCTCGGGTGATGCGGAGATGCTGGAGGACCTCATCCTGGCGGCGGTGAACGTCGCCGCGCAGAACGTCGACGAAGCGCTGAAAGAGCATCTCGGCTCGCTCGCCGGGGGATTGAAGCTGCCGGGATTGTTCTAG